Proteins from a genomic interval of Campylobacter concisus:
- the pseG gene encoding UDP-2,4-diacetamido-2,4,6-trideoxy-beta-L-altropyranose hydrolase codes for MKEFKGLPLLKTLVRADSGSKIGHGHIRRDLLLAKKFSDISFASLRLDGDIFDEINYPKFSLTSGEIDELCELIKDNKFELLIIDHYGFSFEDERAIKEKTGVKILSFDDTYEKHCSDYILNVNLYAQKARYEGLVEKSCEVFCGSEFLLVRDEFYEEVQVKREKIYDYAIILGGTDISGLSAKISEKLLLKNLKTAVITTSGNKNLSALKELSSKSENFSLFVDSKNVARLMNEAKMLIITASSLVNEAYVLGAKFKAICVADNQKEIFAWLKENGYEAYWGDEICLSL; via the coding sequence TTGAAAGAATTTAAAGGACTCCCCCTGCTAAAAACGCTCGTGCGCGCTGATAGTGGCAGCAAGATAGGGCATGGGCACATCAGGCGAGACCTTTTGCTTGCTAAAAAATTTAGCGACATCTCATTTGCATCTTTGAGGCTAGATGGTGACATTTTTGATGAGATAAACTACCCTAAATTTAGTTTAACAAGTGGCGAGATAGATGAGCTTTGCGAGCTTATAAAAGATAATAAATTTGAACTTCTCATCATCGACCACTACGGCTTTAGCTTCGAAGACGAAAGAGCTATAAAAGAAAAAACTGGCGTTAAAATTTTATCATTTGACGACACTTACGAGAAACATTGCTCAGACTACATTTTAAACGTAAATTTATATGCGCAAAAGGCAAGATATGAGGGGCTGGTAGAAAAAAGCTGCGAGGTATTTTGCGGAAGCGAGTTTTTACTAGTTAGGGATGAATTTTATGAAGAAGTGCAGGTAAAAAGGGAGAAAATTTATGACTACGCTATCATTCTTGGAGGCACTGATATCTCAGGGCTAAGTGCAAAAATTTCAGAAAAACTGCTCCTTAAAAACCTAAAAACAGCTGTCATAACAACAAGTGGAAATAAAAACTTAAGCGCACTAAAAGAGCTATCAAGTAAGAGTGAAAATTTCAGCCTTTTTGTAGATAGTAAAAACGTAGCAAGGCTGATGAATGAAGCCAAAATGCTCATCATAACAGCAAGCTCACTTGTAAATGAAGCTTATGTTTTAGGAGCTAAATTTAAAGCCATTTGCGTAGCGG
- the pseF gene encoding pseudaminic acid cytidylyltransferase gives MICIIPARGGSKRIPGKNIKDFLGKPLIAYSIEAALNSKVFNEVIVSTDDEMIANVAREFGAIVPFFRDANLSDDYATSTDVIKDAIGRVNSSFSDVCCLYATAPLITAEILKEAAGEFKKQECKFLFSATAFDFPIQRAIKLDENARVSMFYPQFEKTRSQDLEPAFHDAGAFYFGKKEAWLECSALFAPHSKAYLLPRNLVCDIDTLEDFEFAKKLYLVNSGKI, from the coding sequence ATGATCTGTATCATCCCAGCAAGAGGCGGCAGCAAGAGAATACCTGGCAAAAACATCAAAGACTTTTTAGGCAAGCCTTTAATCGCATATAGTATCGAGGCTGCGCTAAATTCTAAAGTTTTTAACGAAGTAATAGTAAGCACCGATGATGAAATGATCGCAAATGTGGCTAGAGAATTTGGAGCTATCGTGCCATTTTTTAGAGATGCAAACCTAAGCGATGACTACGCGACAAGTACTGACGTGATAAAAGACGCGATAGGGCGCGTAAATTCTAGCTTTAGTGATGTCTGCTGCCTTTATGCTACAGCACCACTCATAACGGCTGAAATTTTAAAAGAGGCCGCAGGAGAGTTTAAAAAGCAGGAGTGTAAATTTTTATTTTCAGCGACTGCGTTTGATTTCCCTATACAAAGGGCGATAAAACTTGATGAAAACGCTAGAGTTAGCATGTTTTATCCGCAGTTTGAAAAGACACGCTCACAAGATCTTGAGCCTGCGTTTCATGACGCTGGGGCATTTTATTTTGGCAAAAAAGAGGCTTGGCTGGAGTGCAGTGCTTTGTTTGCGCCACACTCAAAGGCGTATTTGCTGCCAAGAAATTTAGTCTGTGACATCGATACGCTAGAGGATTTTGAGTTTGCCAAAAAGCTTTATTTGGTAAATAGTGGAAAGATCTGA
- the pseC gene encoding UDP-4-amino-4,6-dideoxy-N-acetyl-beta-L-altrosamine transaminase: MIPYSCQQITEEDIKAVTDALKDDILTGGQKVSQFEEELAKYVGVKHVIAMNSATSALHVAYLSLGVKAGDEVITTPITFAATANAALMAGAQVKFCDVKANGNIDEEKIPALITPKTKVITAVDYGGNPVELDKIINLAKKHGIKVIDDASHALGSVQNGVKVGVKADISIFSFHPVKPITTLEGGALATNDDELARLARLYRSHGITKTKLWDSDMSLLGYNYRITDVACALGLSQLKRLDGFIAKRNEIAKFYDEKFSDCEYFKTIKIPANTTSSRHLYPVLLDEKFWDKKEQIFEVLLQKGVGVQVHYKPTYKFSFYKALLGEISLPNAEKFYSAELSIPCHHGMSVDDAKFVASTLFDVLKSFSEQK, translated from the coding sequence ATGATCCCTTACAGCTGTCAGCAGATCACAGAAGAGGACATAAAGGCAGTCACAGATGCCTTAAAAGATGACATCTTAACAGGTGGCCAAAAGGTTAGTCAATTTGAAGAGGAGCTGGCAAAGTATGTTGGCGTAAAGCACGTGATCGCTATGAACTCAGCCACTTCGGCTCTTCACGTAGCCTATCTTAGCCTTGGCGTAAAGGCTGGCGATGAAGTGATCACGACACCCATCACCTTTGCAGCCACTGCAAATGCAGCTTTGATGGCAGGAGCACAGGTGAAATTTTGCGACGTAAAAGCAAATGGCAACATCGATGAAGAGAAAATTCCAGCTCTTATCACGCCAAAGACAAAGGTGATAACCGCAGTTGATTACGGTGGCAATCCAGTGGAGCTAGATAAGATCATAAATTTAGCCAAAAAACACGGCATAAAAGTGATAGACGACGCCTCTCACGCCCTTGGTAGCGTGCAAAACGGCGTAAAAGTGGGCGTTAAGGCTGATATTAGCATATTTAGCTTTCATCCAGTAAAGCCTATCACCACGCTTGAGGGCGGCGCACTTGCTACAAACGACGATGAGCTAGCAAGACTAGCAAGGCTATATAGAAGCCACGGCATCACCAAAACAAAGCTTTGGGATAGCGACATGAGCCTGCTTGGATACAACTACAGGATCACAGACGTAGCCTGCGCTTTGGGGCTTAGCCAGCTAAAAAGGCTGGACGGCTTTATCGCTAAAAGAAATGAGATAGCTAAATTTTATGATGAGAAATTTAGTGATTGTGAATACTTTAAAACTATAAAAATCCCAGCAAATACAACAAGCTCAAGGCACCTATATCCAGTGCTTTTGGATGAGAAATTTTGGGATAAAAAAGAGCAAATTTTTGAAGTACTCTTGCAAAAAGGAGTTGGTGTGCAGGTGCATTATAAGCCAACATATAAATTTAGCTTTTATAAAGCTCTTCTTGGCGAAATTTCACTGCCAAATGCGGAGAAATTTTATAGCGCTGAGCTTAGCATCCCATGCCATCACGGCATGAGCGTAGATGATGCTAAATTTGTTGCAAGCACGCTTTTTGATGTGCTAAAAAGTTTTAGCGAGCAAAAATGA
- the pseB gene encoding UDP-N-acetylglucosamine 4,6-dehydratase (inverting) encodes MFNNKSILITGGTGSFGKKYTEILLKKYKPKRLVIYSRDELKQYEMAQMFKDKAMRFFIGDVRDYKRLRTAMNGIDYVIHAAAMKHVPIAEYNPMECIKTNIDGAQNVIDASLECGVSKVIALSTDKACNPVNLYGATKLASDKLFVAANNIVGDKKTRFSVVRYGNVVGSRGSVVPLFKKLIAQGEKELPITHEKMTRFWITLEQGVNFVLKNFERMKGGEIFIPKIPSMTMIDLAKALAPDLGVKIIGIRPGEKMHEMMISRDDAHLTYEFDDYYVISPSIQFLTAQDFSTNALHQKGKPVSEDFEYSSNTNKIWLDRAGLLEMIGDAK; translated from the coding sequence ATGTTTAACAACAAATCGATATTGATCACCGGCGGAACAGGAAGTTTTGGTAAAAAGTACACCGAAATTTTGTTAAAAAAATACAAGCCAAAAAGGCTAGTTATCTACTCACGCGATGAGCTAAAACAATATGAAATGGCTCAAATGTTTAAAGACAAGGCCATGCGTTTTTTCATCGGCGACGTGAGGGACTATAAGCGCTTAAGAACTGCGATGAACGGCATAGACTACGTCATCCACGCAGCAGCAATGAAACACGTACCAATCGCAGAATACAACCCAATGGAGTGCATCAAAACAAACATAGATGGCGCTCAAAACGTCATCGATGCCTCTTTGGAGTGTGGCGTTAGCAAGGTGATCGCGCTCTCAACCGACAAAGCATGCAACCCTGTAAATTTATATGGAGCTACAAAGCTAGCGAGTGATAAACTATTTGTTGCTGCAAATAACATTGTTGGAGACAAAAAAACAAGATTTAGTGTCGTAAGATATGGAAATGTCGTGGGCTCTCGTGGCTCAGTCGTGCCGCTCTTTAAAAAGCTAATCGCACAAGGAGAAAAAGAGCTTCCTATAACGCATGAGAAGATGACTAGGTTTTGGATTACGCTTGAACAAGGCGTAAATTTCGTCCTTAAAAACTTTGAGAGGATGAAAGGCGGCGAAATTTTCATACCAAAGATCCCATCGATGACGATGATCGATCTCGCAAAAGCCCTTGCACCAGATCTTGGCGTCAAGATCATAGGCATTCGTCCAGGCGAAAAGATGCATGAGATGATGATATCAAGAGATGACGCGCATCTTACATACGAATTTGATGATTACTACGTTATTAGTCCGTCTATCCAGTTTTTAACAGCGCAAGACTTCTCGACAAATGCTCTTCATCAAAAGGGCAAACCAGTTAGTGAGGACTTTGAATATAGCTCAAATACAAATAAAATTTGGCTCGATAGAGCAGGCCTTCTTGAGATGATAGGAGATGCTAAATGA
- the dcd gene encoding dCTP deaminase: protein MGLKSDSWIRKMSVEKNMIVPFAEEQVGRGVVSYGVSSYGYDIRVGDEFKIFTNIGGTVVDPKNFDEKNVVDFKGDVCIVPPNSFALARTIEYFNMPDNVLAICLGKSTYARCGIIVNVTPFEPGFKGHITIEISNTTPLPAKIYANEGIAQVLFIEGDEPCEVTYADKNGKYQAQEGITLPRILK, encoded by the coding sequence ATGGGTTTAAAATCAGACTCTTGGATAAGGAAAATGTCGGTTGAAAAGAATATGATCGTGCCGTTTGCTGAGGAGCAAGTGGGTCGCGGCGTCGTTAGCTACGGCGTTTCTAGCTACGGCTACGATATCCGCGTGGGCGATGAGTTTAAAATTTTCACAAATATCGGCGGAACCGTCGTTGATCCAAAGAATTTTGATGAGAAAAACGTGGTTGATTTTAAGGGCGATGTCTGCATAGTGCCGCCAAATTCTTTTGCTTTGGCGCGCACGATCGAGTACTTTAACATGCCTGATAATGTGCTAGCGATCTGCCTTGGCAAGAGCACATACGCAAGGTGCGGCATCATCGTAAATGTGACGCCTTTTGAGCCTGGATTTAAGGGGCATATCACGATAGAGATCTCAAACACGACGCCACTTCCCGCGAAGATCTACGCAAATGAGGGCATCGCGCAGGTGCTATTTATCGAGGGTGATGAGCCTTGCGAGGTGACTTATGCTGATAAAAACGGCAAATACCAAGCCCAAGAAGGCATTACACTACCTAGAATTTTGAAGTAA
- a CDS encoding DUF3737 family protein, which produces MQEKNAEIFTGERAMFGAKSVNFTNCIFEDGESPLKHSSNLKLNECVFAYKYPLWYASDITLNGGYLELLARAGMWYSTNLSFKDALINAPKSFRKSSQILLENVNFSDASETLWGCADVKIKNVFARGDYFGANSENLEIDGLNLDGNYCFDGCKNVHITNSKLISKDAFWNCENVVAQNCLISGEYLAWNSKNVTLINCTIKSLQALCYVENLVVKDCIFMDTSLAFEYSSVDVSTIGAIKSIKNPKSGVIRAAKIDEIIIDENLVDAKGIKIIITEK; this is translated from the coding sequence ATGCAAGAGAAAAATGCAGAAATTTTTACTGGTGAGCGCGCGATGTTTGGGGCAAAAAGTGTAAATTTTACAAACTGTATCTTTGAAGATGGCGAGTCGCCGCTAAAACATAGCTCAAATTTAAAGCTAAATGAGTGCGTTTTTGCCTACAAATACCCACTTTGGTACGCAAGCGATATCACGCTAAATGGCGGATACTTGGAGCTTCTAGCAAGGGCTGGCATGTGGTACAGTACAAATTTAAGCTTCAAAGATGCGCTCATCAATGCTCCAAAAAGCTTTAGAAAAAGCTCGCAAATTTTGCTAGAAAATGTAAATTTCTCAGATGCTAGTGAAACACTTTGGGGATGCGCGGATGTGAAGATAAAAAACGTCTTTGCTAGGGGCGATTACTTTGGGGCAAATAGCGAAAATTTAGAGATCGATGGGCTAAATTTAGATGGAAACTACTGCTTTGATGGTTGTAAAAATGTCCATATCACAAACTCAAAACTTATCTCAAAAGATGCATTTTGGAACTGCGAAAACGTGGTCGCACAAAACTGCCTAATCTCAGGCGAATATCTAGCTTGGAACTCAAAAAATGTGACGCTTATAAACTGCACGATAAAGAGCTTGCAAGCTCTTTGTTACGTGGAAAATTTGGTCGTAAAAGATTGTATTTTTATGGATACGAGTCTTGCGTTTGAATATTCAAGTGTCGATGTAAGCACAATCGGAGCGATAAAAAGTATAAAAAATCCAAAAAGTGGCGTGATAAGGGCAGCAAAGATAGATGAGATCATCATCGATGAAAATTTAGTTGATGCTAAAGGCATTAAGATAATTATTACTGAAAAATAA
- the accB gene encoding acetyl-CoA carboxylase biotin carboxyl carrier protein — MKKEDIKELIEFFNDMEMNHIKIKSGDFEVELEKFSDYCAPAKPAAQAPAPAPVNVVVNSEVKPAANSPKDSIKSPMVGTFYAAPSPGAAPFVKVGQRVRKGDVVGIIEAMKIMNEIEAEFDCQITEMLVSDGQPVEFGLPLFGVEKN; from the coding sequence ATGAAAAAAGAAGATATAAAAGAGCTTATCGAATTTTTTAATGATATGGAGATGAATCATATCAAAATAAAAAGTGGTGATTTTGAGGTAGAGCTTGAAAAATTTTCAGATTATTGCGCGCCTGCTAAACCAGCAGCACAAGCGCCAGCTCCAGCACCTGTAAATGTTGTCGTTAATTCAGAGGTAAAACCAGCTGCAAACTCGCCAAAAGATAGCATAAAATCTCCTATGGTAGGTACTTTCTACGCTGCTCCAAGCCCAGGCGCTGCACCATTTGTAAAAGTAGGTCAAAGAGTAAGAAAAGGCGATGTAGTAGGTATCATCGAGGCTATGAAGATCATGAATGAAATCGAGGCTGAGTTTGACTGCCAGATCACTGAAATGCTAGTCTCTGACGGACAGCCAGTTGAGTTTGGATTGCCGTTATTTGGCGTGGAGAAAAATTAA
- a CDS encoding acetyl-CoA carboxylase biotin carboxylase subunit produces MELKRILIANRGEIALRALRTIKEMGKEAVVVYSTADKDALYVKYADVAICIGKERSSDSYLNIPAIISAAEISEADAIFPGYGFLSENQNFVEICSHHKIKFIGPSVAAMALMSDKSKAKQVMQRAGVPVIPGSDGAVADTKAAKELAKKIGYPVILKAAAGGGGRGMRVVEKEADLEKAFWSAESEAMSAFGDGTMYMEKYILNPRHIEVQVIGDSHGNVLHIGERDCSMQRRHQKLIEESPAILLDEKTRERLHETAIKAAKAIGYEGAGTFEFLVDKNLDFYFIEMNTRLQVEHTVSEMVSGLDIIELMIKVAEGEALPSQESIELKGHAIECRITAEDPNTFTPCPGKITKYVCPGGRNVRMDSHIYQDYSIPPYYDSMIGKLVVWDTDRNRAIHKMKVALDQLIINGIKTTKDFHIAMMENKDFLSNNYDTNYLSRH; encoded by the coding sequence ATGGAATTAAAAAGAATTTTAATCGCAAACCGAGGCGAAATCGCCCTTCGTGCTTTGCGAACGATAAAGGAGATGGGTAAAGAAGCCGTTGTAGTCTATTCAACCGCTGATAAAGACGCACTTTACGTAAAATATGCTGACGTAGCCATTTGCATCGGCAAAGAGCGCTCAAGCGATAGCTACCTAAATATCCCAGCTATCATAAGTGCAGCTGAGATCAGCGAAGCAGACGCTATTTTCCCTGGATATGGCTTTTTAAGTGAAAATCAAAATTTTGTTGAAATTTGCTCACATCACAAGATCAAATTTATAGGACCAAGTGTCGCTGCGATGGCTTTGATGAGCGATAAGAGCAAGGCAAAGCAGGTCATGCAAAGAGCTGGCGTACCAGTAATTCCTGGCTCAGACGGCGCTGTGGCTGACACAAAAGCTGCAAAAGAGCTAGCTAAAAAGATAGGCTATCCTGTCATCTTAAAAGCTGCTGCAGGTGGTGGCGGACGTGGTATGCGCGTGGTTGAAAAAGAGGCTGATTTAGAAAAAGCGTTTTGGTCTGCTGAAAGCGAAGCTATGAGCGCATTTGGTGATGGCACAATGTATATGGAAAAATATATCCTAAATCCACGTCATATCGAAGTTCAAGTAATTGGCGATAGCCATGGCAATGTACTTCACATCGGTGAGCGTGATTGCTCTATGCAGCGTCGCCACCAAAAGCTGATCGAAGAGAGCCCAGCTATTTTACTTGATGAAAAAACAAGAGAGAGGCTTCACGAAACAGCCATAAAAGCGGCAAAAGCGATCGGCTACGAGGGAGCTGGTACGTTTGAGTTTTTGGTTGATAAAAATTTAGACTTTTACTTCATCGAGATGAATACAAGACTTCAAGTTGAGCACACAGTGAGCGAAATGGTAAGCGGACTTGATATCATCGAGCTTATGATAAAAGTGGCTGAAGGTGAGGCACTACCATCACAAGAGAGTATTGAACTAAAAGGTCATGCGATCGAATGCAGGATAACAGCTGAAGATCCAAATACATTTACGCCGTGTCCTGGTAAGATCACAAAATATGTCTGTCCAGGTGGCCGCAATGTTAGAATGGATAGTCATATCTATCAAGATTATTCGATACCACCGTATTACGATAGTATGATTGGCAAACTCGTGGTTTGGGATACCGATAGAAATAGGGCGATCCATAAAATGAAAGTAGCTCTTGATCAGCTCATAATAAATGGTATAAAAACAACAAAAGATTTTCACATCGCTATGATGGAGAACAAAGACTTTTTAAGCAATAACTACGATACAAACTACCTTTCAAGACACTAA
- a CDS encoding MATE family efflux transporter: protein MVNKIKDQNTKFFSDADLAKLFFPIAVEQFLEYSLGLANSLMAASVSESAVSAISLVEFVMALFISIFTAIATGGSVIASQYLGNKQSGNAKITANQLVWFSFIFALFIAAVIIVLKDIILDYVFGDIGEQVRHDASHYLVFSAISAPFLAVYAAAAAIFRTMSNAKLPMYIMAAANLLNVLLTAISIYTFHTGILGIAISTLIAKMLACFVIVYLLLDIRLKLHIRKSFIYKFDYEIIKKILNIGVPYGFENSMFYVGRIIVLSLVSLFGTASIAANAVGGTIVMFQVLLGMAIGTGLSVVISRCVGANDFAQAKFYAKKSMISIYIVQLFSTAVILFLLEPLLLVYNLSSEAINLTRQIVWYHGIAMCLIWPLAYTYPTIFRAAGDAKYPMIVNLVCMFACRVILAYIFALTFDLGMIGTWFAMFADWAVKAVLFTIRYLKGTWMKFKAI from the coding sequence ATGGTAAACAAAATCAAAGATCAAAATACAAAATTTTTCTCAGATGCCGACCTTGCAAAGCTATTTTTCCCTATTGCAGTTGAGCAGTTTTTAGAGTATAGTCTAGGGCTTGCAAACTCGCTAATGGCAGCAAGTGTTAGTGAAAGCGCTGTAAGTGCGATTAGTCTTGTGGAATTTGTCATGGCGCTATTTATTAGCATTTTTACAGCTATCGCTACTGGCGGCTCAGTGATTGCTAGCCAGTATCTAGGCAATAAACAAAGTGGCAATGCCAAAATCACAGCAAATCAGCTCGTTTGGTTTAGTTTTATCTTTGCCCTTTTTATCGCAGCGGTCATCATAGTTTTAAAAGATATTATCTTAGATTATGTCTTTGGCGATATTGGTGAGCAAGTAAGGCATGATGCTAGTCACTATCTTGTTTTCTCAGCTATTTCTGCGCCATTTTTGGCTGTCTATGCAGCAGCTGCGGCGATCTTTCGCACAATGTCAAATGCCAAGCTTCCTATGTATATTATGGCGGCTGCAAATTTATTAAACGTACTTCTAACTGCCATTAGTATTTATACATTTCATACTGGTATTTTAGGTATTGCCATCAGTACGCTTATAGCCAAGATGCTTGCTTGCTTTGTCATAGTCTATTTGCTTCTTGATATAAGGCTAAAACTTCACATAAGAAAGAGCTTCATCTATAAATTTGACTACGAGATCATAAAGAAAATTTTAAATATCGGTGTGCCTTATGGCTTTGAAAATTCGATGTTTTATGTGGGTCGCATCATCGTTTTGAGTCTTGTTTCACTCTTTGGCACAGCAAGTATCGCTGCAAATGCCGTGGGCGGGACGATTGTGATGTTTCAAGTACTCCTTGGCATGGCGATAGGAACAGGGCTTAGTGTGGTTATCTCAAGGTGTGTTGGCGCGAATGACTTTGCTCAGGCTAAATTTTACGCAAAAAAGTCGATGATAAGCATCTATATCGTCCAGCTTTTTAGTACGGCAGTAATTTTATTTTTGCTTGAGCCATTGCTTCTTGTTTATAATCTCTCAAGCGAAGCCATAAATTTAACAAGGCAGATCGTCTGGTATCACGGTATCGCTATGTGCCTTATTTGGCCACTTGCCTATACGTATCCGACTATTTTTCGTGCTGCAGGGGATGCTAAATATCCAATGATTGTAAATTTAGTTTGCATGTTTGCTTGTAGAGTCATCTTGGCCTATATTTTTGCACTTACATTTGATCTTGGCATGATAGGTACTTGGTTTGCAATGTTTGCTGACTGGGCCGTAAAGGCGGTGCTTTTTACGATTAGATACCTAAAAGGCACATGGATGAAATTTAAAGCTATTTAA
- a CDS encoding CsgG/HfaB family protein, giving the protein MKNVFKFGAVLLTAALFAGCASESSRVVETPKVASYGTVYNGQKISVSIGRFNNQSAYQNGIFADGEDRLGNQAQSILITNLQQSGRFLVLDRSNMKVIKQESELSKTAQNLKGARYVITGDVTEFGRKTTGDHQLFGILGKGKQQTAYSKVNLNIVDTKTAEVVYSVSGAGEYTLSNREIIGFGGTAGYDSTLNGKVLSLAIIEAVNNLVNGIESGAWQVK; this is encoded by the coding sequence ATGAAAAATGTATTTAAATTTGGTGCAGTTTTGCTTACGGCAGCTCTTTTTGCTGGATGTGCGAGTGAGAGTTCAAGGGTTGTTGAGACTCCAAAAGTAGCAAGCTACGGCACAGTTTATAATGGTCAAAAAATTTCAGTTTCGATAGGTCGATTTAATAATCAATCAGCTTACCAAAATGGTATATTTGCTGATGGCGAGGATAGGCTTGGCAACCAAGCTCAAAGCATTTTGATCACAAATTTACAGCAAAGTGGTAGATTTTTGGTGCTTGATAGATCAAATATGAAAGTGATCAAACAAGAGAGCGAGCTAAGTAAAACCGCTCAAAATCTAAAAGGCGCAAGATACGTGATAACTGGTGATGTAACCGAGTTTGGACGAAAAACTACGGGCGATCATCAGCTATTTGGCATACTTGGCAAAGGCAAGCAACAAACTGCCTATTCGAAGGTAAATTTAAATATCGTTGATACCAAAACAGCTGAGGTTGTCTATTCGGTTAGCGGCGCTGGCGAATACACCCTTTCAAACAGAGAGATCATCGGCTTTGGTGGCACAGCAGGATATGACTCTACGCTAAATGGCAAGGTTTTAAGCCTAGCTATTATTGAAGCGGTAAATAATCTAGTAAATGGCATAGAAAGTGGAGCATGGCAAGTAAAATAA
- a CDS encoding DUF4810 domain-containing protein: MASKIKLAGLALFALFLAGCGHSNAPRSLYYWDGSYSSSLYSYINEDGDTNEQISRLENLVQISTQKGYKIAPGVYAHLGLLYLNNGNLGAANANFDKEVQNFPESREYINFIKGSKNLTPKKVEQKEGANNEK; this comes from the coding sequence ATGGCAAGTAAAATAAAGCTTGCCGGCCTCGCGCTTTTTGCACTATTTTTAGCAGGTTGCGGCCATTCAAACGCTCCAAGATCACTTTATTATTGGGATGGATCATATAGTAGCTCGCTATATAGTTATATAAATGAAGATGGCGATACAAATGAGCAAATTTCACGCTTAGAAAATCTGGTGCAGATCTCAACACAAAAGGGCTACAAGATCGCTCCTGGCGTATACGCACACCTTGGACTTTTATATCTAAATAACGGAAATTTAGGCGCTGCAAATGCAAATTTTGACAAAGAGGTTCAAAATTTCCCAGAGTCAAGGGAGTATATAAATTTCATCAAAGGCTCTAAAAATTTAACTCCGAAAAAAGTAGAGCAAAAAGAGGGGGCAAATAATGAAAAATAG
- a CDS encoding DUF799 domain-containing protein, whose protein sequence is MKNSLKFIAAIFLVVFFTGCSIKEPEPYDYSEFLQKKPHSILALMPTNDSTEISGPAAVLANAVAPLSEAGYYVFPVALVNDTFKLNGITEPSEIAAVPLNKLDKIFHADSVLYINIKDYGTSYAVISSSTKVVLEAKLIDIKSGATLWQGSAMAAEDSSSGQSSLLGMLVSAVISQVANTISDRSYDLAVMADAYLFSRDCHNCILYGPYSPYYGKDAQLHKDR, encoded by the coding sequence ATGAAAAATAGCCTGAAATTTATAGCCGCTATATTTTTGGTAGTATTTTTTACGGGTTGCTCTATAAAAGAGCCTGAGCCATACGACTACTCAGAATTTTTACAAAAAAAACCTCACTCTATCTTAGCGCTTATGCCAACAAACGATAGCACAGAAATTTCAGGTCCAGCTGCTGTTTTAGCAAATGCAGTCGCACCACTAAGTGAGGCGGGATACTACGTATTTCCAGTGGCTCTTGTAAATGATACCTTTAAGCTAAATGGCATAACCGAGCCAAGCGAGATCGCAGCCGTGCCACTAAATAAGCTTGATAAAATTTTTCATGCTGATAGTGTGCTTTACATAAATATAAAAGATTATGGTACGAGCTATGCAGTCATCTCAAGCTCAACAAAGGTTGTCCTTGAAGCAAAGCTTATCGATATAAAAAGCGGCGCTACTCTTTGGCAAGGCAGTGCTATGGCAGCAGAAGATAGCAGCAGCGGCCAAAGTAGCCTACTTGGTATGTTAGTCTCAGCCGTCATTTCACAGGTGGCAAATACCATCTCAGATAGATCATATGATCTAGCAGTAATGGCAGATGCTTATTTATTTTCAAGAGATTGCCATAACTGCATACTTTATGGACCATATTCGCCGTATTATGGCAAAGATGCACAGCTTCATAAAGATAGATAA